Sequence from the Fictibacillus arsenicus genome:
GAGATTTTTACATTTGGAAAGATCCTGCTGATGGCGGCGAACCGACAAACTGGATTTCCAAATTCGGAGGTTCTGCGTGGAAATTAGATGAGGAGACAGGACAATATTATCTTCATCTCTTCGACGTGACGCAGGCTGATCTAAACTGGGAGAATGAAGAAGTCCGACAGAAGGTATACGAGATGATGAACTTCTGGTTTGAGAAGGGTGTTGATGGCTTCCGTCTGGATGTTATTAATCTAATCTCAAAAAATCAGGAGTTTCCTGATGATGATGGATCAGTGGCACCTGGTGACGGGCGTAAATTTTACACAGATGGACCTCGTGTTCACGAATATATGCAGGAAATGAACAGAGAGGTTTTCTCAAAGTATGATGTATTGACCGTAGGAGAAATGTCATCCACAACGATCGATAATTGTGTAAAGTACACGAATCCAGAACGTAAAGAGTTAAGCATGACTTTCAACTTTCATCACCTAAAAGTGGATTATCCGAACGGTGAAAAGTGGAGTGTTGCCGATTTTGATTTCTTGAAGCTTAAAGAAATCTTATCCACATGGCAGGTCGAGATGCATAAAGGCGGAGGATGGAATGCGCTCTTTTGGTGCAACCATGATCAGCCAAGAATCGTATCCCGTTATGGGAATGATGGAAAGTACCGTGTAGAATCAGCAAAAATGCTTGCGACAACAATCCATATGATGCAAGGTACGCCTTACATCTTTCAAGGTGAAGAGTTCGGTATGACAAATCCGAAGTTCGATTCGATCGAGCAGTATCGCGATGTGGAGTCCTTGAACATGTTCAAGCTTTTAAAAGAAGAGGGACTGAGTGAAGAGCAGATTTTAGAAATTCTGAAGCATAAATCGCGTGATAATTCGCGTACGCCTGTTCAGTGGAACGATGAAGAGAAAGCCGGATTTACATCAGGCGAGCCTTGGATTCCGGTTGCGAAGAACTATAAAGAAATTAATGCAGAAGCGGCTGTAAAGGATGAGAATTCTGTCTTTTATCATTATCAAAAACTGAATAAGCTCAGAAAAGATCTGGACATTATGACTTATGGCGATTATGAGCTTATTTTAGAAGATCACCCTGAAATTTTTGCTTATTTCCGTAATGGTGATAATGGCGAAAAACTGCTTGTTGTTAATAATTTTTATGGCAAGGAAACTAAGTTCACTTTGCCTGAAGAAAATGTGGCTGAAGGCTATAAAGCGTATGTGCTGATAAGCAATTATGATTCTGAGCCAGAAGATTTTTCTTCATTTACGATGAGACCTTATGAATCAGTTGTTTTTCACTTGAAAAAATAATTGTGAATACGCTTCGTTGACAAGTTGATTGGAGCGGAAATCAACCTCCACTTCTTACTAGCAACTAAATAACGAAAACAGCCAAAAATAATGCTACAATAAGCATGGTGAATGATGATGCGAAAAAATAAATTTCAAGAAATCTATCAAGAACTTTCTTCACAAATTGCAGAAGGTATTATAGCGGCTAACACCCAGCTTCCATCTGAACACGAGCTTGCAGATCGCTACGAAACATCAAGAGAAACGGTTAGAAAAGCGTTGAACCTTTTATCACAAAATGGATTTATTCAAAAAATCCGGGGGAAAGGCTCGATCGTCCTTGAGACGAACAAGTTCAGTTTTCCTGTTTCAGGATTAGTCAGCTTTCAAGAGCTGTCAGAAACGATGGGGAAAAGCAGTGTAACGACCGTTCATGAGTTTGGATTGATTGAACCAGACAGTTTCTTACAGCAGCAGTTGCAGGCTGATTCGAATGATCTCGTTTGGAAAGTGATCCGTTCCAGACAGATTGATGGGGAAACCATTATTTTGGACAAGGATTTCTTTTTGAAAAAATACATTCCGAAGCTGTCGAAAGAAATCGGTGAAAAATCAATTTACGCGTATTTAGAAAAAGAGCTAGGATTAACAATCAGCTTTGCGAAAAAAGAAATCGTAGTCGTTGAGTGTACAGAAGAAGATAAACATCTGCTGGACCTAGACGGATTTCAGCACATCGTCGTTGTTAAAAACTATGTGTATTTAGACGATGCGAGTCTTTTTCAATATACTGAATCCCGCCACAGATTAGATAAGTTTCGCTTTGTGGATTTTGCGAGGCGGGGAAGATAGAAGAAGGAGTGATGAGGAAATTGCCTCGCTCCTTTTTTTGTTGGTTTTATAGCGTGCGGGCATGTCGGTCTTTGTCGGCAAATGTAAACTCGTGGATAAACCCCTAAAATTTCTGGATTGAAGGGCAAAATTTTTGGATTCACCCCACAAACTCGTGGATTCAACAGCAAAACTTTTGGATTCATCTTAACTAGCCACTAATTAATATCTCCCACATACACTTCAAAGTTACCTTTACCGCTATTTAGCCCTTGAATCATCGGGATCAGCTCCTGGGGATAGAAGTTATACTCCGAAAGCTCGCCAACCGGCAGCCAAACAACACCTGTTTGAGTAGAATCCGGCTCCATTGGCTCAAATTTCTCTGGAATTTCCATCAAACAAGTTTCAAAAATATGCTCCACAATGTGTCCCTGATTATCCATAGGCTGATCAGAAATGTGATTTTTACTAATAAACTCTCGCACCCAAAGAAGCCTGCCAGTTACAGCCTTCACACCAAGTTCCTCCATGCATTCTCGGACTACTGCATCTGATAATGTTTCATTAAAATCCTGCCCGCCGCCGGGTATTATGTATTTTTTAATATTACCGCTTTGCTTTTCAATCGTGAGTAAGTGCTGATTATGTATGATTAACGCCTTCACCGAACTTCGAATTTTATACAAATGAACACCCTCCAATACTAGTCTTTACTTTAATTTACCACTCTTAATGTGTTGACAGCATCTGTAAAGTCCGTTAGTATGTAAAACAGTTACTCATTTACTTCAACGCATAAAAGCGTTTAAGCATGTAAGTGAAATTATGATTCATATGAACGGAGAGATACATCATTATGAAAAAACAGATCTCATTACCGATAGCGCTCGTTTTGTTTGCTGCGATTTTTGCTGTTATGTTTACGAGTCTTGTTTATATAAAAGTAGAGCCGCACATTCCGCTGCTCGCTTGTTTAATTTTACTGTCTGCAGTCGGTGCACTATTTGGAGCCAGCTGGAAAACCCTCGAAAAGGGAATGTTCAACGGAATCATTGCTGGTCTTCAGCCGATCATGATTCTCTTAACCGTTGGTCTTGTCATTGCTAGCTGGATGTTAAGCGGAACGGTTCCAACGCTGCTGTTTTACGGTATGGATATCATTCAGCCAGAATGGTTCGCTGTCAGCGCACTCCTTATTACAGTGATCGTTTCATCGTTTACGGGAAGTTCTTTTACAACTGTTGGTACGGTTGGAGTCGCTCTAATGGGAATCGGACACGTGTTAGGTGTGAATCCGGCATTGGCAGCAGGAGCAGTTGTTTCGGGAGCATGCTTTGGAGATAAAATGTCGCCTTTATCAGATTCCACTAACTTTGCACCAGGTGTTGTCGGTGTGAACATGTTCGAACACATTCGCCATATGATGTGGACAACTGTGCCCGCATTCATACTAACGGCAATAGCATTTTTTGTTCTTGGTGGAAAAGGTACAGGAGCCACTAATTTTGAAGAAATTCAGCAGATTCAATCGGTTCTTTCAAATGAATTTCCCATCCATGCAGTAACGCTTATTTCACCGATTGTTGTACTTGTTTTAGCGTTTAGAAAACTTCCTATCATTCCAATTTTATTAGCAGGTGTGGTCGTATCCATTGCGGTTTCATTTTTCCTAGTGCCTGATCTGACTGTACAAAAAGTGATGAGCGTTATGCAGAATGGTTTACAGACGGAAACCGGAAACGCAACAGTAGACAGCATCGTAAACAAAGGCGGATTATTGTCGATGATGTGGTCGATTTCACTTGTACTCATTGCATTAGGATTAGGCGGAGTGATTCAAGCACTTGGATTGTTCGATCTATTGTTTGGTGCTGTAAAAAACACTGCGCAAAAAGCAGGGAAGCTTATTGCAACAACATTAGCTTCTTCAGTAGGAATAAACTTGCTTGCAGGCGAGATGTACTTATCGATTCTTTTGCCGGGGCAGGCGTTAAAAGACGCATACGTAAAATCAGGTGTACCATTAAAGAACTTGTCACGAACAGTGGAAGATGGGGGAACACTCGTGAATCCGCTCGTACCTTGGAGTGTGAGTGGGGCTTTCTTCGCGTCAACACTGGGAGTCTCAGTCATTGACTACATCCCATACGCATTGTTCCTATGGTTATCACCAATGTTTACATTGCTGCTCGCGTACACAGGCTGGAGCATCGGCCAGAAGAAATCACAAACAGATAAAGGCGAACATGAAGCTGCATAAAGTATTAATAGTGAGACTCATCAGGTTATGGAAGAAGCCTTTTGAGTCTTTTTCTTAGCTTCTTATGAAATTTTTGTATTTTTGACGCTCTTATATGGGAATTGTAAGCTCGAAAACAAACTTGGGGCGAAGATAAAGCTTCACGGGGCGAAACTTTAAATAGATGGGGCGCAACGTACCATAGTAAAACTGTAAGAGTTCGGGTGAAACTCCATCGCTATTGGGCGAACGTGTAATAGATAAAAGAACACGTACCGTAAAAGCCCCACCAAAATGAAAGAATGGTCAACATAATGAAAGAGGGTTCCCTTCCATGGGACACCCTCTTTTTGTTCTTTATTCTTTTACTTCTTTCTTTAAAAGTCCAGCGATAAACGCGGTAACCGCTGCACCTATTAAAATCGCTAATACATAAAGCAGAGGGTTGCCGTTTACGATCGGAATAACGAATGCTCCGCCATGCGGTGCTGGCAAACCGATGCCAAACACCATGGAAAGTGCCCCAGCCACAGCTGAACCTGCGATTGCTGCAGGTATGACACGTCCTGGATCGGCAGCTGCAAAGGGAATAGCTCCTTCCGTAATAAACGAAGCACCCATGATGTAGTTTGTCTTTCCGGCTTCTCTTTCAGCTTTCGTATACTTCTTTTTAAATAATGTTGTTGATAATGCAAGCCCAAGCGGCGGTACCATACCGCCGGCCATAATGGCAGCATGAGGCGCGAAGTTTCCAGCATCAATCATCGCGATTCCAAATGTGAAGGCAGCTTTATTGATCGGACCGCCCATATCGATTGCCATCATACCGCCTAAGATCAATCCAAGCAATACGAGGTTCCCAGTCCCCATTCCTTTCAGCCAAACAGTCAGCCCATCATTCAGTGCTTTTACAGGTTCGATTACAATGTACATCATAATAAGGCCAGTCAGTAAAATACCGAACAATGGATAAAGAAGAACAGGCTTGATGCCTTCCAGTGAATCTGGCAATGTACTGAACGCTTTCTTTAAGCCAAGAACGAGATAGCCAGCTAAGAAACCAGCAATCAATCCGCCTAAAAATCCAGCTCCGCCTGTTGCAGCCATGAAACCGCCGACCATACCAGGAGCAAAACCAGGTCTGTCCGCAATACTCATCGCGATGAATCCCGCAAGAACAGGAATCATTAATGCAAAAGCATTCCCGCCTCCAATCGTATTCAATGCTTCAGCGATCGGATGATAGGAAGGATCATTAGGATCAAAGGCTTTAATTCCAAAAATGAATGAGATAGCGATCAAGATACCACCGCCGACAACGAATGGAAGCATGTTTGATACACCGCTCATTAAATGCTTATAAAATCCTGATCTTCCACTTTTTGAAGTGTTATTTTTTTCATCTGATCGAGAGGTTCCTGTGCTTTTATAAACAGGTGCATCTTGATCAAGTGCTTGCTGAATAAGTTCTTCAGGTTTTCTGATCGCTTGAGCAACGGGAACCTGAATCACATGCTTGCCGTGAAAACGGTCCATTTCCACCTGTTTATCGGCTGCTACAATGATCGCGTCGGCTTCTTCAATATCTTTTTTTGTAAGACCATTCTTGATTCCACTCGAACCGTTTGTCTCAACTTTTAGATTTACGCCCATTTCCTTTGCTTTTGCTTTAAGAGAATCGGCAGCCATATATGTGTGGGCGATACCTGTCGGGCAGGCAGTAACCGCTAAGATCTTTTGTCGTGATGCGGATACGATTGGGTCTTCTTCTGTTTGCATCTCTTTTTCTTTTGCATCAATAGCCTGCAGAATTTCTTCTTTTGTTGCAGCGGTTTCGAGTTTTTTTCTGAATTCCGTATCCATTAAAAAGCTTGAAAGTCTTGAAAGGGTGGCTAAGTGATCATTGTTTGCGCCTTCATAAGCTGCAATCATGAAGAACAAATGAGCGTTCTGACCATCCAATGATTCATAATCAATACCGTCTTGAGAACGGCCAAATGCGATTGCGGGCTGGCTGACGGCATTTGTTTTAGCATGCGGGATTGCGATGCCTTCACCAATACCTGTTGTGCTCTGGCTTTCACGTGCTAGAATCGCTTTCTTATACTCTTCTTTATTATTTAACTTGCCCGCAGCATCCAGCTGTTCGATTAGTTCGTCGATCACTGACTCTTTCGAACGGGCGTCCAGGTTTAATATAATGGTATCTTTCGTAAGTAAATCTGTGATTTTCATAGTACTACCTCCCCAAAAGGTAAAGCTTTATATCTCTTTAATAGAGATTTCTTTTACTAATTTCTCAACTAGCTCTTTTGTACAAAGATCTTCCGAAAATGCAGTAGCACTACCAGAAGCGACTCCGTAATTAAATGCGGTTTGAATATCGTTATGCTGGATAATCTGTGACAGAAAACCAGCTACTACTGAATCTCCAGCGCCAACAGAATTTTTTACGATTCCAGCTGGTACATTAGCAAGAAGAGCGTGCTGCTTATTAAGGAAAATTGCACCCTCACCAGCCATAGAAACGATGACATTCTCCACACCTTCATTCAGCAATTTCTTCCCATAAAAAACCGCGTCTTCAACACTCTCAATCTTAGTTTGAAAAAGAGCGCCCAGCTCGTGATGATTAGGTTTTATTAAAAATGGACTATGAGGAAAAGTCTTTATAAGTGCTGTTCCTGCTGTATCAATAACAGCTTTTACACCTTTTTGAAGGCATTTTTTTGCAATCTCTCCGTAAAAATCTTCTGAGATAGATTGAGGGATACTTCCCGCTAAAACGAGAAAGTCACCTTCATTCATACTGTTTATCTTTTCAAGCAGTTTTTTCTGATTAGAAGAAGAGATACTTGGGCCAAGTCCATTAATCTCTGTTTCTTTTTCGGATTTGAGTTTTACATTGATTCTTGTAACATCCGAAACTGTTATGAAATCGTGGATAATCGTTTCATTTGTGAGAAATTCTTTTATGAATTCTCCCGTAAAGCCACCGGTATATCCTAAAGCAGTACTTTCAATCCCTAGACGTTTAAGGACTCTGGAAACATTGATTCCTTTTCCGCCAGGATACATTTGCGCTGATTCTGTCCGGTTCAGATGACCTTCTTTAAAGTATTTTACTCTTGCGACGTAATCAATGGATGGATTGAGTGTGCAAGTATATATCATGATGTCACAACCCTTATTTCTGTTTTATCTTCAAAATCATAGGCAGCGTCTTCGTCCATTTCGTTTGTTAAAATGACAGCTTCGTTTAAATCAGCAACTTTGGAGAACGAAGCTTCGTTGAACTTGCTGTAATCAGCTAAAATAAAAGCTTCTTGTGAAAGAGAGATCGCAAGCCGTTTTACTGCTGCTTCCTCAGGGTCAGGTGTAGTGAATCCCGCCTCAAGATGTACGCCGTTTATCCCCATGAAGCATTTATCGAACCTGTATGAGCTTAAGCTGTTAAGTGCTCCGCTGCCGACAAGTGCTTTTGTTTTGGGTTTAACGAGACCGCCAACCAAATACGTAGTAATTTGGTGTTCAGTCAAAGCCTCCAGGTGAGAAATGCCGTTCGTGACCACAGTTATCGCTTTATCCTTCAAATGAGGGATCATCAGGTGTGTTGTCGTACCGGCATCAATGTATATACAGTCGCCATCATTGACGATCGTTGCGGCAAAGTTTGCGATTTTCTCTTTTTCTGAAGAATTTCTGGCTGTCTTTTCGACCACGCTTAACTCTTCACTTTTTTGGTGCAGAAGAGAAGCGCCGCCGTGTACTCGTTTAAGTTTCTTTTCTTTTTGAAGCTGGCTCAAATCTCTCCGGATTGTTGATTCGGAAGAAGATGTGGCCTCTACTAGTTCTTGTATCGTAACGACTTGCTTTTCGCCTAATCGTTCAATGATTTTACGATGCCTTTCAGGAGTTAACATTTTATAAACCTCCAACAATCTTCATTCATTGACCTCAGTTTAACGTAAGCCCTTACATTTTTCAATCAAAAACATTCAAATTCAATCAAAAACAATCAATGATATCATCAACAAATTTATCCAATTGCTTGTTATAATGGTAGGTACAACATAATAAAAGGCTGTTTTAGTAAACATTGTTGCTGTTTGAAAGTGGTTGATTTCCGCTCCAGGATGCTCGCTTTCCGCGGGGCGTGCGGTGAGCCTCCTCGCGCTTTGCGCCTTTAGGAGTCTCACCTGTCCCGCTGATCCCGCAGGAGTCTCGCACCTTGCACTCCAATCAACTAGGCAAAGAAGCTTCTTAACAAAAAAATTTGAATAGCTACAAACTTTTTTTAAAAAGCCTAAAGAAAGAGTGAACAGAATGGATACTGATTTTCCAAAAACGAGGTCTTCTTTAGCTGAAGATTTCCGCAATCTTGGTTTGAAAGAGGGCATGACTGTAATTGTGCACTCTTCCCTTAAATCGCTAGGCTGGGTAGTGGGCGGACCGGTTGCCGTTGTACAAGCTTTGATGGACGTACTAACAGAAGAAGGAACACTTGTGATGCCTGCACATACTGCTCATTATTCAGATCCCGCTGGCTGGCTGAATCCGCCGGTACCTGAAGAATGGTGGCCAGTCATTCGTGATGAAATGCCGGCTTTTGATCCTGAGATTACACCGACATATTTTATGGGAGCGATTGTTGAAGCTTTTCGAACGTTTCCTGGAGTAATAAGAAGCAACCATCCTACTGAATCTTTTGCGGCGTGGGGGAAAAATAAAGAAACGATCATAAACGGTCAAACTCTTGATTTTGCTTTAGGAGAGGATTCACCGCTTGGGAAAATGTATGAACTGGGCGGCCACGTTCTTTTAA
This genomic interval carries:
- the treC gene encoding alpha,alpha-phosphotrehalase, which gives rise to MKNEPWWKRSVVYQIYPKSFNDTTGNGTGDIQGIIDKLDYLKNLGVDVLWLTPIYDSPQRDNGYDIRDYYKIFDEYGTMEDFDRLLEEAHKRDLKIIMDIVVNHTSTEHDWFQQSRSSKDNPYRDFYIWKDPADGGEPTNWISKFGGSAWKLDEETGQYYLHLFDVTQADLNWENEEVRQKVYEMMNFWFEKGVDGFRLDVINLISKNQEFPDDDGSVAPGDGRKFYTDGPRVHEYMQEMNREVFSKYDVLTVGEMSSTTIDNCVKYTNPERKELSMTFNFHHLKVDYPNGEKWSVADFDFLKLKEILSTWQVEMHKGGGWNALFWCNHDQPRIVSRYGNDGKYRVESAKMLATTIHMMQGTPYIFQGEEFGMTNPKFDSIEQYRDVESLNMFKLLKEEGLSEEQILEILKHKSRDNSRTPVQWNDEEKAGFTSGEPWIPVAKNYKEINAEAAVKDENSVFYHYQKLNKLRKDLDIMTYGDYELILEDHPEIFAYFRNGDNGEKLLVVNNFYGKETKFTLPEENVAEGYKAYVLISNYDSEPEDFSSFTMRPYESVVFHLKK
- the treR gene encoding trehalose operon repressor, yielding MRKNKFQEIYQELSSQIAEGIIAANTQLPSEHELADRYETSRETVRKALNLLSQNGFIQKIRGKGSIVLETNKFSFPVSGLVSFQELSETMGKSSVTTVHEFGLIEPDSFLQQQLQADSNDLVWKVIRSRQIDGETIILDKDFFLKKYIPKLSKEIGEKSIYAYLEKELGLTISFAKKEIVVVECTEEDKHLLDLDGFQHIVVVKNYVYLDDASLFQYTESRHRLDKFRFVDFARRGR
- a CDS encoding NUDIX domain-containing protein, producing the protein MYKIRSSVKALIIHNQHLLTIEKQSGNIKKYIIPGGGQDFNETLSDAVVRECMEELGVKAVTGRLLWVREFISKNHISDQPMDNQGHIVEHIFETCLMEIPEKFEPMEPDSTQTGVVWLPVGELSEYNFYPQELIPMIQGLNSGKGNFEVYVGDIN
- the nhaC gene encoding Na+/H+ antiporter NhaC, giving the protein MKKQISLPIALVLFAAIFAVMFTSLVYIKVEPHIPLLACLILLSAVGALFGASWKTLEKGMFNGIIAGLQPIMILLTVGLVIASWMLSGTVPTLLFYGMDIIQPEWFAVSALLITVIVSSFTGSSFTTVGTVGVALMGIGHVLGVNPALAAGAVVSGACFGDKMSPLSDSTNFAPGVVGVNMFEHIRHMMWTTVPAFILTAIAFFVLGGKGTGATNFEEIQQIQSVLSNEFPIHAVTLISPIVVLVLAFRKLPIIPILLAGVVVSIAVSFFLVPDLTVQKVMSVMQNGLQTETGNATVDSIVNKGGLLSMMWSISLVLIALGLGGVIQALGLFDLLFGAVKNTAQKAGKLIATTLASSVGINLLAGEMYLSILLPGQALKDAYVKSGVPLKNLSRTVEDGGTLVNPLVPWSVSGAFFASTLGVSVIDYIPYALFLWLSPMFTLLLAYTGWSIGQKKSQTDKGEHEAA
- a CDS encoding PTS fructose transporter subunit IIABC, whose amino-acid sequence is MKITDLLTKDTIILNLDARSKESVIDELIEQLDAAGKLNNKEEYKKAILARESQSTTGIGEGIAIPHAKTNAVSQPAIAFGRSQDGIDYESLDGQNAHLFFMIAAYEGANNDHLATLSRLSSFLMDTEFRKKLETAATKEEILQAIDAKEKEMQTEEDPIVSASRQKILAVTACPTGIAHTYMAADSLKAKAKEMGVNLKVETNGSSGIKNGLTKKDIEEADAIIVAADKQVEMDRFHGKHVIQVPVAQAIRKPEELIQQALDQDAPVYKSTGTSRSDEKNNTSKSGRSGFYKHLMSGVSNMLPFVVGGGILIAISFIFGIKAFDPNDPSYHPIAEALNTIGGGNAFALMIPVLAGFIAMSIADRPGFAPGMVGGFMAATGGAGFLGGLIAGFLAGYLVLGLKKAFSTLPDSLEGIKPVLLYPLFGILLTGLIMMYIVIEPVKALNDGLTVWLKGMGTGNLVLLGLILGGMMAIDMGGPINKAAFTFGIAMIDAGNFAPHAAIMAGGMVPPLGLALSTTLFKKKYTKAEREAGKTNYIMGASFITEGAIPFAAADPGRVIPAAIAGSAVAGALSMVFGIGLPAPHGGAFVIPIVNGNPLLYVLAILIGAAVTAFIAGLLKKEVKE
- the pfkB gene encoding 1-phosphofructokinase yields the protein MIYTCTLNPSIDYVARVKYFKEGHLNRTESAQMYPGGKGINVSRVLKRLGIESTALGYTGGFTGEFIKEFLTNETIIHDFITVSDVTRINVKLKSEKETEINGLGPSISSSNQKKLLEKINSMNEGDFLVLAGSIPQSISEDFYGEIAKKCLQKGVKAVIDTAGTALIKTFPHSPFLIKPNHHELGALFQTKIESVEDAVFYGKKLLNEGVENVIVSMAGEGAIFLNKQHALLANVPAGIVKNSVGAGDSVVAGFLSQIIQHNDIQTAFNYGVASGSATAFSEDLCTKELVEKLVKEISIKEI
- a CDS encoding DeoR/GlpR family DNA-binding transcription regulator, producing the protein MLTPERHRKIIERLGEKQVVTIQELVEATSSSESTIRRDLSQLQKEKKLKRVHGGASLLHQKSEELSVVEKTARNSSEKEKIANFAATIVNDGDCIYIDAGTTTHLMIPHLKDKAITVVTNGISHLEALTEHQITTYLVGGLVKPKTKALVGSGALNSLSSYRFDKCFMGINGVHLEAGFTTPDPEEAAVKRLAISLSQEAFILADYSKFNEASFSKVADLNEAVILTNEMDEDAAYDFEDKTEIRVVTS
- a CDS encoding aminoglycoside N(3)-acetyltransferase, producing the protein MDTDFPKTRSSLAEDFRNLGLKEGMTVIVHSSLKSLGWVVGGPVAVVQALMDVLTEEGTLVMPAHTAHYSDPAGWLNPPVPEEWWPVIRDEMPAFDPEITPTYFMGAIVEAFRTFPGVIRSNHPTESFAAWGKNKETIINGQTLDFALGEDSPLGKMYELGGHVLLIGVGYESNTTMHLAEHRVPNPKTEENAGPYYLDGQRVWKTFTQVSYREELFEEIGNAYEEAGHTVKKGKAGLAECRLIPQVELVDFTKQYLVNYDKALKPATNA